A portion of the Leptospira mtsangambouensis genome contains these proteins:
- the vapC gene encoding type II toxin-antitoxin system VapC family toxin: MNLLIDTSVWSEALRRKNKSVNSEDTFLFQIVKNEEEIFLTGIILQEILTGIKNQKLFDEINNHLRFFNYVTPTNKDHILAAQLRNDLAKKGITVASIDVLIAQIAISNNLTIATYDSDFNKIAENSKLKIINFEKYLSKI, from the coding sequence GTGAACTTACTTATTGATACTTCTGTTTGGTCAGAAGCTCTTAGACGAAAAAACAAATCTGTTAACTCTGAAGATACTTTTCTTTTTCAAATAGTTAAAAACGAAGAAGAAATATTCTTAACTGGTATTATACTACAGGAAATATTAACAGGAATTAAAAATCAGAAGCTTTTTGATGAAATTAATAATCATCTCCGTTTCTTTAATTATGTAACCCCTACGAACAAGGATCATATTCTGGCAGCACAGTTAAGAAATGATTTAGCAAAAAAGGGAATCACTGTGGCTTCGATCGATGTTTTAATTGCACAAATCGCTATTTCAAACAATTTAACCATTGCGACTTACGATTCTGATTTCAACAAAATTGCTGAAAATTCGAAATTAAAAATAATAAACTTTGAAAAATATCTCAGTAAAATATAA
- a CDS encoding type II toxin-antitoxin system VapB family antitoxin: MATNLNIDSELLDEAYSLSGLKTKRETVNTALIEFIKKHKQKEIIKFFNTIEYDPKADYKKLRK, from the coding sequence ATGGCAACAAACCTGAACATTGACTCAGAATTACTTGATGAAGCATATTCATTAAGTGGCCTAAAAACAAAAAGAGAAACTGTAAACACTGCACTTATCGAGTTTATAAAAAAACATAAACAAAAAGAAATTATTAAATTTTTCAATACTATTGAATATGATCCAAAAGCCGATTATAAAAAACTCAGAAAATAG